In one Mus pahari chromosome 21, PAHARI_EIJ_v1.1, whole genome shotgun sequence genomic region, the following are encoded:
- the Fbxo30 gene encoding F-box only protein 30 encodes MEEEAQQHSHCMNCVSRRCMTRPEPGVACDLIGCPLVCGAVFHSCKAEEHRLLCPFERVACLNRNFGCPFTLARNKVAEHLEMCPASVVCCTMEWNRWPVSYSDRKSYESLSRDVDEVAQLDMALALQDQRMLLESLKVATMMSKATDKISEPREQISVKSSVQEIPRTNGLVSVDEESYGALYQATVETTRSLAAALDILNSATRDIGMLNTSLHATVNEMHEESNRESFPDRNLKAQDHLDEGEIGAVGGVDYSGASQNAQAEQNGSSDLLCDLNTSSNGTSALCNGFPLEKMCIQVKDQDQNFHGDSTESNITNGECVEADGTSEPSSSLLTVQQLREISPISALPDSTFQHILMPDEDDDKDLCWKKVDLGDLKDVNGSPFSHAPSFKFLSNSWYIAKEDKSVDTSDLEVAEDPMGLQGIDLITAALLFCLGDSPGGRGISDSRMTDVYHVDFGTQTFSLPSAILATNTMVGEIASASACDHANPQLSNPSPFQTLGLDLVLECVARYQPKQRSMFTFVCGQLFRRKEFSSHFKNVHGDIHAGLNGWMEQRCPLAYYGCTYSQRRFCPSTQGAKIIHDRHLRSFGVQPCVSTVLEEPSRNCVLGLRSDHLSSLPFEVLQHIAGFLDGFSLCQLACVSRLMRDVCGSLLQSRGMVILQWGKKKYPEGNSSWQIKEKVWRFSTAFCSVNDWKFADILSMADHLKKCSYNVIEKREEAIPLPCMCVTRELTKEGRSLRSVLKPVL; translated from the exons ATGGAGGAAGAGGCACAGCAGCACTCACACTGTATGAATTGTGTCAGTAGAAGGTGTATGACCAGACCAGAGCCTGGGGTTGCCTGTGACTTGATTGGCTGTCCCTTGGTTTGTGGAGCCGTTTTCCATTCTTGTAAAGCTGAGGAGCATCGACTCTTGTGTCCCTTTGAACGAGTAGCTTGCTTAAATAGAAACTTTGGATGTCCATTTACCCTGGCACGAAATAAAGTTGCTGAACATCTAGAAATGTGTCCTGCAAGTGTGGTGTGCTGTACTATGGAATGGAACCGATGGCCTGTTAGTTATTCAGACCGGAAATCATATGAAAGTCTGAGCAGAGATGTTGATGAGGTGGCACAATTAGACATGGCTTTGGCTCTGCAAGATCAGAGAATGCTTTTGGAATCTCTTAAAGTAGCCACCATGATGTCAAAAGCAACTGATAAAATATCTGAACCTAGAGAACAAATCTCGGTGAAATCGAGTGTTCAGGAAATACCACGTACTAACGGGTTGGTATCCGTTGATGAAGAATCCTATGGTGCACTTTATCAAGCTACTGTAGAAACAACCAGAAGTTTGGCTGCTGCTTTAGATATCCTAAATTCTGCCACGAGGGACATTGGCATGTTAAATACAAGTCTCCATGCTACTGTGAATGAAATGCATGAGGAGAGTAACAGAGAAAGCTTCCCGGACAGAAACTTGAAAGCCCAGGACCACCTTGATGAGGGTGAGATAGGGGCAGTGGGTGGAGTTGATTATAGTGGCGCAAGTCAGAATGCTCAGGCTGAACAAAATGGCTCAAGTGATTTATTATGTGACTTAAATACAAGTTCTAACGGTACTTCTGCTCTTTGTAATGGCTTTCCTTTGGAAAAGATGTGTATTCAGGTCAAAGACCAGGATCAGAATTTTCATGGTGATTCCACAGAAAGTAACATAACAAATGGAGAATGTGTGGAAGCGGATGGTACTTCAGAACCTTCCAGTTCACTTTTAACAGTACAACAACTTAGGGAAATAAGTCCTATCAGTGCTTTGCCAGATAGTACATTTCAGCATATCCTCATGCCTGATGAAGATGACGATAAGGACTTGTGTTGGAAAAAAGTAGACTTGGGAGACTTGAAGGATGTTAATGGTTCACCTTTCAGTCATGCACCTTCATTCAAGTTTCTTTCTAATTCATGGTATATAGCAAAGGAAGACAAATCAGTCGATACATCAGATTTAGAAGTTGCAGAAGATCCTATGGGCCTCCAAGGTATAGATCTGATTACAGCAGCATTGCTGTTTTGTCTGGGAGATTCTCCAGGTGGGAGAGGTATATCTGACAGCCGCATGACTGATGTTTATCACGTTGACTTTGGGACACAGACTTTCTCACTTCCATCTGCAATATTAGCTACAAATACAATGGTTGGAGAAATAGCTTCGGCTTCAGCTTGTGATCATGCCAACCCACAGCTTTCAAATCCAAGCCCTTTTCAGACACTTGGGCTGGACTTAGTTTTGGAATGTGTTGCTAGGTACCAGCCTAAGCAGCGGTCAATGTTTACCTTTGTATGCGGACAGCtatttagaagaaaagaattttcttcccattttaagAACGTGCATGGTGACATTCATGCTGGActcaatggatggatggaacagAGGTGTCCTTTAGCTTATTATGGTTGTACCTATTCTCAACGTAGATTTTGCCCGTCAACTCAAGGAGCAAAGATCATACATGATCGCCATTTAAGATCATTTGGAGTTCAGCCATGTGTATCTACAGTATTAGAAGAGCCTTCTAGAAACTGTGTGTTGGGATTACGTAGTGACCATCTAAGTAGTCTCCCTTTTGAGGTACTCCAACATATTGCAGGCTTCCTTGATGGCTTCAGTTTATGCCAGCTTGCATGTGTATCCCGGCTAATGAGGGACGTTTGTGGCAGTTTACTTCAATCTCGTGGAATGGTAATATTGCAGTGGGGGAAGAAGAAGTATCCTGAAGGAAATTCATCATGGCAGATAAAAGAGAAG GTATGGCGATTCAGTACTGCATTTTGTTCTGTTAATGACTGGAAATTTGCTGACATCCTGAGCATGGCTGACCACTTGAAGAAATGCAGTTACAACGTGATAGAGAAACGGGAGGAAGCAATCCCATTGCCATGTATGTGCGTGACTCGAGAGCTTACAAAAGAAGGACGTTCTCTGCGCTCAGTTTTAAAACCCGTACTTTAA
- the LOC110337969 gene encoding LOW QUALITY PROTEIN: mitofusin-1-like (The sequence of the model RefSeq protein was modified relative to this genomic sequence to represent the inferred CDS: inserted 1 base in 1 codon; substituted 1 base at 1 genomic stop codon), translating to FAATYRNPELDRIASEDDLVEIQGYRNKLAIIGEVLSRRHMKVAFFGRTSSGKSSVINAMLWDKVLPSGIGHTTNCFLSVEGIDGDKAYLMTKGSDEKKSVKTVNQLAHALHMDKDLKAGCLVHVFWPKAKCALLRDDLVLVDSPGTDVTIELDIWIDKFCLDADVFVLVANSESTLMNTEKHFFHKVNERLSKPNIFILNNRWDASASEPGYMEDVCRQHMERCLHFLVEELKVVSPSEARNRIFFVSAKEVLNSRKHKAQGMPEGGGALAEGFQARLQEFKNFEQTFEECISQSAVRTKFEQHTIRAKQILDTVKHILDSVNVATAKKRVYSMEEREDQIDRLDFIRNQMNLLTLDVKKKIKEVTEEVANKVSCAMTDEICRLSVLVDEFCSEFHPTPSVLKVYKSELSKHIKDGMGRNLADWCPNEVNASILQSQQEIIENLKPLLPAGIQNKLHTXIPCKKFDLSYDLNCHKLCSDFQEDIVFRFSLGWSSLVHRFLGSTNAQRVLLGLSEPIFQIWKTVKSEXICVTLSMYRALYLYERLTWTTRAKERAFKQQFVNYATEKLQRIVSFTSANCSHQVQQEMXTTFALLCQQVDVTQKHLEEEIARLSKEIDQLEKIQNNSKLLRNISVEIDXNLQTMNFKKYKHKTKG from the exons TTTGCAGCAACATACAGGAATCCAGAACTTGATCGAATAGCATCCGAGGATGATCTGGTGGAAATACAGGGCTACAGAAACAAGCTTGCTATCATTGGGGAGGTGCTGTCTCGGAGACATATGAAGGTGGCATTTTTTGGCAGGACAAGTAGTGGCAAGAGCTCTGTCATCAATGCAATGCTGTGGGATAAAGTCCTCCCCAGTGGGATTGGTCACACAACcaactgcttcctgagtgttgaggGAATCGATGGAGATAAAGCCTACCTTATGACCAAAGGGtcagatgaaaagaaaagtgtCAAGACTGTTAATCAGCTGGCCCATGCCCTCCATATGGATAAAGACTTGAAAGCTGGCTGTCTTGTGCATGTATTTTGGCCCAAAGCAAAATGTGCGCTCTTGAGAGATGACCTGGTATTAGTAGATAGCCCAGGTACAGATGTCACCATAGAGCTGGACATCTGGATTGATAAGTTCTGCCTTGATGCTGATGTCTTTGTTTTGGTTGCAAACTCCGAATCAACACTGATGAACACGGAGAAACACTTTTTCCACAAGGTGAACGAGAGGCTCTCCAAGCCCAACATTTTCATTCTGAATAACCGTTGGGATGCTTCTGCTTCGGAGCCAGGGTACATGGAGGATGTATGCAGACAGCACATGGAGAGATGTCTTCACTTCTTGGTAGAAGAGCTCAAGGTTGTAAGTCCTTCAGAAGCTCGGAATCGGATCTTTTTTGTTTCAGCCAAGGAAGTTCTCAACTCCAGAAAGCATAAAGCTCAGGGGATGCCAGAAGGTGGCGGGGCACTTGCAGAAGGATTTCAAGCAAGATTACAAGAGTTTAAAAATTTTGAACAAACTTTTGAGGAGTGTATCTCGCAGTCAGCAGTGAGAACAAAGTTTGAACAGCACACTATCAGAGCTAAGCAGATACTAGACACTGTGAAACACATACTGGACTCAGTAAACGTGGCCACAGCCAAGAAGAGGGTTTATTCAATGGAAGAGAGGGAAGACCAAATCGATAGACTGGACTTTATCCGAAACCAGATGAACCTTTTAACACTGGATGTTAAAAAGAAGATCAAGGAGGTCACGGAGGAGGTGGCAAACAAGGTTTCATGTGCAATGACAGATGAAATTTGTCGACTGTCTGTTTTGGTTGATGAGTTTTGTTCTGAGTTTCATCCTACCCCCAGTGTACTGAAAGTGTATAAGAGTGAATTAAGTAAGCACATAAAAGATGGCATGGGAAGAAATTTGGCTGATTGGTGCCCCAATGAAGTCAATGCCTCCATTCTTCAGTCTCAGCAAGAAATCATCGAAAACTTGAAGCCACTACTTCCAGCTGGTATACAGAATAAGCTTCATACANTAATCCCTTGCAAAAAGTTTGACCTCAGCTATGATCTCAATTGCCACAAGCTGTGTTCGGATTTTCAAGAGGACATTGTGTTTCGGTTTTCCCTGGGCTGGTCTTCGCTTGTACACCGATTCCTGGGTTCCACAAATGCACAGAGGGTGCTGCTCGGGCTGTCAGAGCCCATCTTTCAGATTTGGAAAACAGTCAAATCTG AGATTTGTGTCACCTTAAGTATGTACAGAGCTTTGTACCTTTATGAGAGGCTCACGTGGACGACCCGTGCAAAGGAGAGAGCCTTTAAGCAGCAGTTTGTGAACTATGCAACCGAGAAACTGCAGAGGATCGTGAGCTTCACCAGTGCAAACTGCAGCCACCAAGTACAGCAAGAAATGATNACCACTTTTGCTCTACTGTGCCAACAAGTTGATGTTACTCAGAAACATCTGGAAGAGGAAATTGCAAGATTATCCAAAGAGATAGACCAACTGGAGAAAATACAGAACAACTCAAAGCTCTTAAG aaatatctcTGTGGAAATAGATTGAAACTTACAaaccatgaattttaaaaagtacaaacacaaaacaaaaggttaa